In Planococcus citri chromosome 4, ihPlaCitr1.1, whole genome shotgun sequence, the genomic window tgcctcctTGAATACTAATTTCGAGAGCTTTCACACTCGTTCTGCTCTGGCCcatttgttttcctttttccaagaagaaaacaaaacgaaaaattgaagcgAAATGTTACAAGTTTGGCGTCTATGTACTTGTTTAAATATGTAAACTCATAAGGTGTTTGAAAACATCTGAAAAGCaagcattttttacaaaaatttgactaaaaactTGATAGTAAATATTGACCtctccaaccccccccccccctccacaccttaaaaaattccacaagTGCTCGAAAGATGACTTGCTAGAAATTCTGCTAGAAGTCCTACTCAAATCctactttttcgtttttaaattttgttaaacACCCTGAAATTGAGATACCTccgaatagtaaaaaaaaaaactgtgaatttcaaaatgctgtgAAACATgtcaattttattctatttttatcaaaattttgcggGTTTACCTATATCAAAATATGAACGTTTTCGAgtataaaaatcgttgattctatttgttcaaaaatattttggtttctaTCCTGCTTATcacaaaaaaactcaattttttggtatttttgaggtgaaagttcttatctaataaaaaaacatcgtaGACCAGCTGAAAATATCACATTCCTCTGGGGTATTGTAGCGCATGTAaggaaaaatacacaaaaaaaaacttttgtctCAACTTGCCCCTTAGATAAAAATTGCTGTGCAAAGTTGCATAACTgctatttttccctttttttttttttggttttttcaacgtgaaaacTACTATGAAAATGAAGAATGCGCGAGAATTGGAAAATACCGCGTGTCCTTGGTATATCTTGGCTTGATCGTTTAACAGATCAAATTATTTATAGAAACTTGAGGAGGGACCAAGTTATGCTTTTTCAACGTAGGGgttgcgggggggggggctgatCGAAAACCTCGAATAGTACTGGTCTGATGAAGTTGGATCGAATCGaaggattaaaatttgaaaaaagaagagatatttatgttttttaattaTAAGTGAACAAGAATGGACCAATAATGAAAAGATTGAATGGTAAAAAAGAAAGGTAGAGTAGGATTCCTGGCGAGACTTATTTTTACTAACatgattggagaaattttccTCGTGAAACTCGACAGTTTCATGGGATTAACAAACACATATTTTTTCACCAGTAGGTATACATGAGAGCTCTCCCATCTAATCTATAGATTCCTGTTAGTTATGGGGTGAAAAGGTGCTAAAATTGGTGTGCAAGTTGATTTTActtgaaagtaggtaggtacctgactGAGGTGTTGACTTCGAAAAGTTTGTCtgatactttgattttttcatattctgcGATATTCTGTAAAATTGCAGGGTTCACCAACACCGCTCATCTTTCACCGAGGGGACTTGTTTGATGGTGTAATTCTCTCATTTGAGGTAGCAACTTGGTAGAGTGCTagcgaaaaaaacgtttttccctttttttccagaattttgagagctcatttgttgacttttttagattttgagttgcacatttttgagagcttccgccctcgcttcgctcgggctatttgctcttctttttccacatgaaaaacttattgttctaattcaagaaatgttcaaagtttgaatcagaaaaataaactcgtccctccataaagaaactttttgttttcacttctcaaaacatgattgaatttttgcattcaaaTACCATTGTTTTTGTGCCTCTCAGAATACTGATttctgagagcttttgccctcgcttcgctcaagccAGTTCGCTTTACTTTGTCaatcttggatttttcaaaaaaaaatcattattcgaatttcaaaattttgaaacaaaatgacgAACTTTTTATAGGTAACTCATTGGTCATTACTCAAacatcatcgttttttatatctctcaaaaatatactgattttcgagattttttgcccttgcttcgctcgggtctgtttgttttttttttttcgatatcatTCGAAttgtatcgtttttatgcctcctagaatattaattttcgaaagcttttgccctcgctttgctcgggcccatttgattttctttttgcattttccatttttcaacaaaaaataacattcaaattttaaaattttgaagcaaatagtacttaatatgaaatatttacaatcaaaattgaagaattctggttaaatatgattttaagcgaacatgatgtgatgttcatcaatttttaaaattgataaggtgaaaatcaaacaaaaaattgaattgaaacattatattttatggcgtttacctacttgtttgaataaaatcataagatgtttgaagacaagaaaagcaaacattttttacaaaaacttgaatgtgaatttttcccctcccccccccttgaaaaattccataagtgcccgaaaaatgacctgctgaaagtcctgctaaaagtcctacttgagttctacttttttattttgaaattttgttagacaccctgtatctACATTTTTAACGTCCAACTTATTGTTTTAAAATCCGTTATTGTTGTGAGCTTCTTGAACCAATgtgaagaagttgaaaaaaatcacaaggaGTGTAACGTTTAACCAAACATTTAACCATAGGTGCTTTCTAAACAACGACCTCTAACAAGAATATATCTTTGCAAAATAATGTGGGTATTGCGAGCTTGGTGTAGGTCTACGTAAAATTAATTAACGAATACTTGTCAACTAGTACGAAATTGAATTAGATCGTTTCGATTTCAGATTATCGGTCAATCCATGGTGACGTTCTCGTCCGCAAGCGATGGCAGCCAACAACAACCCGGTCAATCCAAAAGAGAATCGATTGGTTTTCTCTTCCAACCCTGGCAGTTTGAAAGAATTGGCTTGCGTCGTCACATCAGCATCATTTTATTGCCGTCAGCTGAACCAATCCGATATCGCCTCGTTGCCTTTGCCTGCAATTTTCCGACAAATGACCGAAAAATGTATCTTAGTGGTAGAGAATTCTCTTAAGAAATGGACTAACTTTCACAATTCGCTTATTTTTTCGCATCGCAAAGACGAGAATATTGCGATTGTTTTTGAGGATTTCATGGCATGGCGGGCTGATGGAACAATCAACTTCGAACAAACGGCTGTGAATTTGATCAAGTGCGATCTGTTAAGTCAAATGGAAAAGTATCGATTAGCGTGTATTTACTGTATGGTCGACGATGTCAGAAAACTTTGGCGGATAGAGACAGCTGCCAATCATCCGATGGTTAGGTATTGGAATTCTCGTATGAGTGGAACACCGTACAAGATTCCGGTAGAGCCGGGCTGTAGCTGTATCGAAGCTTCGTTGTTGAAAGACAACTACTCTGGCACTCGGTCAGCGTTCGAGTATCTTTGGGGATTTATGACCGACGACGAACAAGTACAGAAGGTCAAGAATATCGGCAATTGGACTAAAGGAAAATGGTTGCTGAAGTGCGCGTTGCTTAAATTGAATGAAAGTCAACTGCAGCGTGTGATATCAAATTccaaccacgttttttacgtatTATATTCCGAAGCGAGGGCTTTAGTAGTCCCTTTATGGGATCATGTAAAGAACATGATTACACCGGAGGCCTTTAATGCTCTTatctttcagtttttaattttcgctTCGAGGAAGGTGCCCAGTTTGGCGTACGAGATATGGATAAGAGCGCCGGAGATGTTGAAAAATCATGTACTagtcaataattttcaacatctgTTGAATTCTTCAACGAAAGACGAGAGATTGTTCCTTGACTTGTTGCTGACGACTGATGTCGAGACTAGGGAAAGCATTTGGCGAGAAAAATGGCGAGATATTATCGTTAATGTGTCTCTCAGCTATTTGCAAAAGATCATGGAATTGTGCCTTGGCAATGGTGATGAAATAGCTTCGTTCAAAAGAACTCACTTGAGTAATTATGCTCTGATCGAAAACTCCTGCCAAGCGATGGTATTACGTggatattttgatgaaatgagttatttttttcgGTTCGCTTCCGACGACTCCGAGattattttcaatctgaaaaaGAATGTCTTGACATCGCAATATTTTCGAGATGCTTGTATCAAATTTCCGCGTGTTAAAGACATGAATTCTTTAGTAACGTTTCTCAGGAACACATTTTCCGATACGAGTGAGCGCCAAGAGTTTGAAAGAAATTTAATCTTGAGCGACGAATCGTTGACTTATTTTAGATTGGTTATGCTAAGTGATGTGAATTTGATTGTCGGTGTCAAAAATTTCGTCTGCAGTATTCTTTCTTCAGATGCTGATTTAGCGTCGGCTAAAATCATGTTATTGCAGTTGAATTACGAGATATTAATTTCGGGCGATTTTGTAATCGATTCACGGTCGAATTCCTCGTCTCGAAACGATTTCATCAAGTGGTGTCtggacgacgatgacgatgcgTTGGATAACTTCAAACGATCTTTACCTGTGACCGTGATTTTCTACaccatgtttgaaaaatgtgctcTGGAACTGAAACAATCGATGGACAGAAACGTCATTATAACTGGTGAACGCGCTTCGTTCAGTTCCTTCCGtgtgaagttgattttttccaatttgacctGGTTCCTCGAGTGGGTTTTCCCTACGAAGAATGCAGTGCTGGACTTCAAGCGTGATAAATTGTGGTCGTATTTTAATGTAGAGCAGATGAGATCGATATTCGAGATAGATGACCAGGCGTTCATCGATCATCTTCTATGCTGGCTTTTAAACGACGATAGATCacgaatacatattttcaagattttttactCCCGTGTACGATTTCGAAAACGATTATACTAtcaaaatatcaccaaaaaagccCGATAAAAACTtctattgttttgaaaatttctaatgcATTTAGTTGTTTATTTCATTCCACCCAGctttgaaatattaatattgCTTCTCGTTTTGGATCTTGATTTAATCTCGAGCAGTACTAAATTCATTATTTAGTTCGTAAGTTTGTAGTTAGATACCACATATTTGGTTTCCACtctgttttttacatttttcaattggagTGATATTAGATaggaactaatttttttttgagttgaatgttgaatgcattttttgcTCTTTATggtatttaaacaaaaattcttcATTGTAAGCATCTTTGCCtctaatttactttttttcaattcaatataaGTTGTTGGAATATTTGcgtgtgaatttatttttatcgtcTTTGTTTCTTCTTACTTATCAAAATTAATGAGAGAGatccgagtttttttttgggggggtctTGACTTCCCGTTTAATTTTAGACATCATTTACCTTGTCCTACACTGACGCGCAGTAAATATTTAGGATCCTACAAGATTTCATGACATAATCCAGATGCGAGGGGAATGAGATTGTTCTGAATTTAGCTCTATTTTAAATTTCGCCGCTAACCGCAttattgaaaatctgaaaaaatgtgattttttgatttaaaacatgaaaaaagttttgattggtgaaattGACTCATTTGACGCCTGTTACTACGCATcggttgaaaaagttgaaaaaacatgttcactcgatgaaatgaacttatCACAAAAGAAATCAAAGTtctgagtaaattgaaaaaattcacgaattttaatgtttttgccATGGGTGTaatttctatcaactttttcatgaaatacgccaaaaagaggtcaaataatgaacaaattcaaacttttttcagggtgtctaacaggtgggtactgcaggtactgcaagtactgtaaaagtactgcattgaaatcctcggtactgcaagtactgtaaagtactgcattttgcctgaaaagaactgtattttttctcgaaatcattgatttaaaatttttttaaaaacctcaaaatgaattaattggtgaaattttttttaaaaaatgttcattttgtacctcaaaagacagggtgtccacaagccttgaaaacctggaaaagtcagggaattttgtaattttcatgcaaaatccctggaatttttaaaaaacgatcaattgcaaatttcagataaggactgttatgaaaggaaaacattattttttacttctcgaaccacaaattttcaaaagcttttgccctcgcttcgctcggacttgttttcttttctttttaaataaccAGATGAACATTTTCTAGATAATataaatcaaagttttaaagccaaaaaatgaactcacgaaaaaaacatcgtttttatgcatctcgaaatacaaatttacaagagctttcgccctcacttggatctgttctgttttctttttcaaaatcaaattcctttaaaaaaggattattcaaattctaaaattttaaaagccaaaaaaaacctcgtttttatgcctttggaaatgcaaattttcagaagctttcgccctcgcttcgctcgaccttgttctcttttttttcaaaagcagttaacttccttcaaaaaaacatcattccaatattaaaatttaaaaaaatcaaaaaataaactcttctcatttttaaaaaaaacctcgtttttatgcatctagaaatgaaaattttcaaaagttctcacttcgctcgggccaatttgtttctcaattttaagatgaaaaaatttcacattttgatgcctccaaaaatccataaaagaaaagaaacattttcaaaagttattatgaatattgtaatcaattggccaaacttgatgcatgttttattcatttatttaatttaaaaagttaataatcaaagttgagctgttttttatatccgaagaagtatccagtttgAAGAAAAGCttataaagaaaaaatagacccccaaaaaaattttttttttctttaaccaaagtatggggtaagcatagaaaattgaaaaaattggtctggaaaacctggaaatgtcggggaaaatcatttccagaaatgagtggacaccctgtaattataatttgtttcgattgaaatacttataattttatcgacaaattccaactggttcaaaaatgtaatttttttcttgggggggggggtgtcggtgtaagctggataaaaaaaatataaggtaatgcaaaaagtactgtaaaagtactgcatttcttcggagaaattttgttagacaccctgctttttgatgtttggaatattggaaattattttttcgaattttgattcttttgtgatgagttcaatTATTCATCGAGTgcgaaagggttttttcaactttttcaacgaatacgtaATAAtcggggtcaaatgggtcaacatcactaatcaaaactttttttcatgttttaaataaaaaactcgaattttttcgcaaactttcaattttttaaaatcggctttacgaaataatgccatccccaTTTTTTAATAAGTTATTCAGCATGTAAAGTTGTCCataatctacatattttttctgCATTCATGAGAgtgaaacgatatgaaaactacattttgaaacttttcgagctaatttttcgtatgaaaaataGCGGCTACACTGATTTTtaagatatcaccaaaaagcctatcaaaactcctaactattggaaaaagttccattttggggggtatcgcggttatcgagtaatccacttcTGAAATGTATATTTCAAGTTCTCCGGAAACTTTGTTAACCCCTAGTAGCCGTTAAAAAAGAgccagagggctgcgatttacgccattggtcatcccttcggggagggtctttccacaggaaaaatttcaaataaattgtcGATCCCCCTTACCTCTTCTTGGTCGAactgacgtggaatgacctCTGAGCAATAATCTTGGCTAGGTCAACTCACCCAGTTACTTACGATAAAACGTGGAAAATCGAGGTAACTTATATAACTGTGAAAATAATCTTTTaacaattcaaattatttttagaaacttgaggAGGGACCAAGTTAtactttttcatcgtgaaagtggagggagggggggggctcATCGAAAACATCGAATAGTACTTGTCTTACCATTACTTATGGAGTGAAAAGGTGCTGAAATTGGCGTGCAAGTTGATTTTACCAGGTGTTGAATTTAGAAAGGTCCCAACATTGAAAAGTTTGTCtaatactttgattttttcatattctatatacagggtgtccacaagcctggaaaacctggaaaagtcagggaatttcgtaattttcacgcaaaattcctggaatttgaaaaaaaaacgatcaattgcaaattttggataagggcCTGTAgtgaaaggaaaacattattttttacttctcaaaacacaaattttcaaaagcttaccctcgctttgctcgggcttgttttcttttctaatacgaatcaaattttatggctaaaaaatgaacttctcacgAAAAACACATGAATTTTATgcatcttgaaatacaaatttacaagagctttcgtccTCCcttctctctaaatttgaaacagtgaaatttcacggtttcaaatttagagagttgggcctgttctgttttctttttgaaaatcgacttccttcaaaaaaacatcattcaaattctacaattttaaaatccaaaaaaactacttgtcctcacataaaaaaaacctcgtttttattcctttcaaaatgcacatttttagaagctttcgccctcgcttcgctcgggcctgttctcttttcttctgcattccgatattaaaatttgaaaaaccaaaaaataaactcttcgatttaaaaaaaacttcgtgCAGTTTAGgtatctcgaaatgaaaattttcaaaagttctcggcctcgcttcgctcgggctaatttgtttCGCATTTTgagatgaacaaatttcacattctgaggcctccaaaaatctaaaaaataaaagaaaaatttttgcaagtcataatatgaatattgtagatatcaattggccaaacttgatgcatgttttatttattcatttatttttaattagaaaagttaataatcaaagtttggctgttttttatatttgaagaagtatccagttcaaagagaagcttatgaaaaaaaaaatattccccccccccacttcttCTTAATTGAAGTATGGGGTAactaagcatagaaaattgaaaaaaattgtctggaaaacctggaaaagtcagggaaaatcatttccagaaatgagtggacaccctgctGTAAACTGGTTCGATGGTGTAATTTTCTCATTTGAGGTAGCAACTTGGGAGtgggagagaaaaaaacgaaaaataattttttaacgttaacctttttgttttaaaatccgTTATTGTTGTGTGCCTCTTGAACCAATgtgaagaagttgaaaaaatcacaaggaGTGTACTGTTTAACCAAACATTTAACATACTTCTTAAACAACGACCTCTAACAAGACTATATCTTTGCAAAATAATATGGGTATTGCAAGCTTGGTGTAGGTCTACTTAAAATTAATTAACGAATACTGGTCAACTACATAGTACGAAATTTGAATTAGATCGTTTCGATTTCAGATTATCAATCCAACCGTGGTGACCTTCTTGTCTGCGAGCGATGGCAGCTAACAACAACCCGGCCAATCCAAATGAGAATCGATTGGTTTTCTCTTCCAACCCTGGCAGTTTGAAAGAGTTGGCTTGCGTCGTCACATCAGCTTCATTTTATTGCCGTCAGCTGAACCAATCCGATATCGCTTCGTTGCCTTTGCCTTCAATTTTCCGACAAATGACCAAAGAATGTATCTTAGTGGTAGAGAATTCTCTTAAGAAATGGACTAACTTTCACGATTCGCTTATTTTTTCGCATCGCAAAGACGAAAATATCGCGATTGTTTTTGAGGATTTCATGGCATGGCGGGCTGATGGAACAATCAACTTCGAAGAAACGGCTGTGAATTTGATCGAGTGCGATCTTTTAAGTCAAATGGAAAAGTATCGATTAGCGTGTATTTACTGTAAGGTCGACGATGTCAGAAAATTATGGCCGATAAAGACAGCTGCCAATCATCCGATGGTTAGTTATTGGAATTCTCGTATGAGTGGAACACCGTACAAGATTCCGGTAGAGCCGGGCAGTAGCTGTATCGAAGCTTCGTTGTTGAAAGGCAACTTCTCTGGCACTCGGTCAGCGTTCGAGTATCTTTGGGGATTTATGACCGACGACGAACAAGTACAGAAGGTCAAGAATATCGGCAGTTGGACTAAAGGGAGATGGCTGCTGAAGTACGCATTGCTTAAATTGAGTGAAAGTCAACTGCAGCGTGTGATATCAAATTCCAACCTCGTTTTTTACGTATTGTATGAAGAAGCGAGGGCTTTAGTAGTTCCATTTTGGGATCATGTAAAGAACATGATTAAACCGGAGGCATTTCATGCTCTTAtctttcagtttttagttttcgtTTCGAGGAAGGTGCCCAGTTTGGCGTACGAGATATGGATAAGAGCGTCGGAGATGTTGAAAAATCATGTACTagtcaataattttcaacatctgTTGAACTCTTCAACGAAAGACGAGAGATTGTTCCTTGACTTGTTGTTGACGACTGACGTCGAGACTAGGGAAAACATTTGGCGAGAAAAATGGCGAGATATTATCGTTGATGTGTCTCCCAGCTATTTGCAAAAGATCATGGAATTGTGCCTTGGCAGTGGGGATGAAATAGCTTCGTTCAAAAGAACTCACTTGAGTAATTATGCTCTGATCGAAAACTCCTGCAAAACGATGGTATTACGTggatattttgatgaaatgagttatttttttcgGTTCGCTTCCGACGACTCCGAGattattttcaatctgaaaaaGAATGTCTTGATATCGCAATATTTGCGAGATGCTTATATCAAAGTCCAGCGTGTCAAGGACATGGATTCTGTAGTAACGTTTCTCAGGAACTCATTTTCCGATACGAGTGAACGCCAAGAGTTTGAAAGAAATCTTATCTCGAGCGACGAATCGTTGACTTATTTTAGATTGGTTATGCAAAATGATGTGAATTTGATTGTTGGGGTCAAACATTTCGTCTGCAATATTCTTTCTTCAGATGCTGATTTAGCCTCGGCTAAAAGCATGTTATTGATGTTGAATTACGAGATATTAATTTCGGGCGATTTTAAAATCGACTCACCGTCGAATTCCTCGTCTCGAAACGATTTCATCAAGTGGTGTCtggacgacgatgatgatgcgTTGGATAACTTCAAACGATCTTTACCTGTGAGCCAGATTTTCTACaccatgtttgaaaaatgtgctcTGGAACTGAAACAGTTGCTGGATAGAGACATCATCGCTGCAGGTTATGAGGACAGTTCCGCGTATTcggagttgattttttcaagtttgaattggTTCCTCGAGTGGGTTTTCCCTACGCAGAAGGCAGTGCTGGACTTCAAGCGTGATAAATTGTGGTCGTATTTTAGTGTAGAGCAGATGAGATCGATATTCGAGATAGATGACCAGACGTTCATCAATTATCTTGTATTTTGGCTTTTAAACGACGATAGATCACGAATAGACATTTTCAAGATGTTTCATTGCCGTGTACGGTTTCGAAAACGAAAACATCAACATATCACATGAAAAACacgatgaaaagttttattgtTAATGCATTTTGTTGTTTATTTCATTCTACCCAGctttgaaatattaatattgCGTCTCGTTTTGAATCTTGGTTTAATCTTGAACAGTACTGAATTTATTGCTCAACCCTTCGGTTTTGTGTCTATTATTTTAATTCGGTACCTACTCAGTTCTTAAGTTTGTagatatttaattttctttatgtttttcatatttttcaattggagTGATATTAGATAtataatacgtaatttttttt contains:
- the LOC135845409 gene encoding uncharacterized protein LOC135845409 isoform X1; translated protein: MAANNNPVNPKENRLVFSSNPGSLKELACVVTSASFYCRQLNQSDIASLPLPAIFRQMTEKCILVVENSLKKWTNFHNSLIFSHRKDENIAIVFEDFMAWRADGTINFEQTAVNLIKCDLLSQMEKYRLACIYCMVDDVRKLWRIETAANHPMVRYWNSRMSGTPYKIPVEPGCSCIEASLLKDNYSGTRSAFEYLWGFMTDDEQVQKVKNIGNWTKGKWLLKCALLKLNESQLQRVISNSNHVFYVLYSEARALVVPLWDHVKNMITPEAFNALIFQFLIFASRKVPSLAYEIWIRAPEMLKNHVLVNNFQHLLNSSTKDERLFLDLLLTTDVETRESIWREKWRDIIVNVSLSYLQKIMELCLGNGDEIASFKRTHLSNYALIENSCQAMVLRGYFDEMSYFFRFASDDSEIIFNLKKNVLTSQYFRDACIKFPRVKDMNSLVTFLRNTFSDTSERQEFERNLILSDESLTYFRLVMLSDVNLIVGVKNFVCSILSSDADLASAKIMLLQLNYEILISGDFVIDSRSNSSSRNDFIKWCLDDDDDALDNFKRSLPVTVIFYTMFEKCALELKQSMDRNVIITGERASFSSFRVKLIFSNLTWFLEWVFPTKNAVLDFKRDKLWSYFNVEQMRSIFEIDDQAFIDHLLCWLLNDDRSRIHIFKIFYSRVRFRKRLYYQNITKKAR
- the LOC135845409 gene encoding uncharacterized protein LOC135845409 isoform X2, yielding MAANNNPANPNENRLVFSSNPGSLKELACVVTSASFYCRQLNQSDIASLPLPSIFRQMTKECILVVENSLKKWTNFHDSLIFSHRKDENIAIVFEDFMAWRADGTINFEETAVNLIECDLLSQMEKYRLACIYCKVDDVRKLWPIKTAANHPMVSYWNSRMSGTPYKIPVEPGSSCIEASLLKGNFSGTRSAFEYLWGFMTDDEQVQKVKNIGSWTKGRWLLKYALLKLSESQLQRVISNSNLVFYVLYEEARALVVPFWDHVKNMIKPEAFHALIFQFLVFVSRKVPSLAYEIWIRASEMLKNHVLVNNFQHLLNSSTKDERLFLDLLLTTDVETRENIWREKWRDIIVDVSPSYLQKIMELCLGSGDEIASFKRTHLSNYALIENSCKTMVLRGYFDEMSYFFRFASDDSEIIFNLKKNVLISQYLRDAYIKVQRVKDMDSVVTFLRNSFSDTSERQEFERNLISSDESLTYFRLVMQNDVNLIVGVKHFVCNILSSDADLASAKSMLLMLNYEILISGDFKIDSPSNSSSRNDFIKWCLDDDDDALDNFKRSLPVSQIFYTMFEKCALELKQLLDRDIIAAGYEDSSAYSELIFSSLNWFLEWVFPTQKAVLDFKRDKLWSYFSVEQMRSIFEIDDQTFINYLVFWLLNDDRSRIDIFKMFHCRVRFRKRKHQHIT